One part of the Streptomyces sp. NBC_01381 genome encodes these proteins:
- a CDS encoding GlxA family transcriptional regulator, producing MATHWMYADELRRRHPEVTVDDRALYIDDGSILTSAGTAAAIDLCLHIVRRDHGAAVAAEVGRRMVVAPHREGGQAQYARPRTAAAAPPAPGTGLAPVLDWALARLHEPLAIADLAGRAGMSVRTFERHFGREAGATPLRWLNQQRVTHARTLLETTDLPVDAVAERSGLGTGDGLRQHFHRLMGTTPAAYRRTYRGTPG from the coding sequence GTGGCCACCCACTGGATGTACGCCGACGAACTGCGCCGCCGTCACCCGGAAGTGACGGTCGACGACCGAGCCCTCTACATCGATGACGGATCCATCCTGACCAGCGCGGGCACGGCCGCCGCGATCGACCTGTGCCTGCACATCGTGCGCCGCGACCACGGCGCGGCAGTGGCGGCGGAGGTCGGCCGGCGGATGGTGGTGGCCCCGCACCGCGAGGGCGGCCAAGCCCAGTACGCCCGCCCCAGGACCGCCGCCGCGGCTCCGCCCGCTCCGGGGACGGGACTTGCGCCGGTCCTGGACTGGGCGCTCGCCCGGCTGCACGAGCCGCTGGCCATCGCCGATCTCGCGGGCCGAGCGGGCATGAGCGTACGCACCTTCGAACGGCACTTCGGCCGCGAGGCGGGCGCCACTCCGTTGCGGTGGCTCAACCAGCAGCGCGTCACCCACGCCCGCACCTTGCTGGAGACCACCGACCTGCCGGTCGACGCCGTCGCCGAACGCAGCGGCCTCGGCACGGGAGACGGCCTGCGGCAGCACTTCCACCGCCTGATGGGCACCACCCCGGCCGCCTACCGGCGCACCTACCGGGGCACACCCGGCTGA